Below is a genomic region from Pirellulales bacterium.
CAGCGCAAAGCCCGTGGCGGCCACGATCATTAATCCCACAAAGAACCAGTAGTAGCTGGCGCCGGGGAGCTTGCTCGTGCCGTCCGTTTTCTGAATAACCGTGTTGACGGCGGCCGTGACGACGTTGCCCAACGAGTTCGACAACAGCCAAATCGCCATCACCACCGACTTCATGTTCTTGGGGGCCACGGTGTAAGAGAATTCCAAGCCGGTGATCGAGACCATCACCTCGGCCGACGTGAGCACCACGTAGGCCAGCCCTTGCCAATAAATAGTCGGTGTTTCGCCGCGCTCGATCATCGTTTGGATCCACGCCGAGATGACGAATGCCAGGGCGGTAAGAAACAGGCCAATGGCGATCTTGCGTATCGGCGTCAAACGGAACACCCGATTCACTGCCGGATAGATGGCGTAAGAAAAGATCGGAATGAAGATCAATATCAGAATCGGGTTCAGCGTGTGTACCTGTTCAGAATGCCATTCGGTGCCAAAGGCATGCCGGTCCATCTTGTCGGCCTGCAAAATCCACTTTGTGCTGCTTTGATCGTATAGGGACCAAAAAATGGCCACGAATAGCGTGACAATCACGGGCGTGCGCAATGCACGCAAGCCTGCCGGCGTGATAGCCTCGCGAACAAAGTCCAGGCCGCCCGGCGGGGCATGCACGAACTTCTTTCGACCCATCCAGAAAATCAGAGTTGCCAATCCCATCAAAATGCCTGGCAAGCCGAAGGCGACGTGCGGTCCATGCTTATGCAGCAGCCAAGGTATAAGGATCGTCGAAAACGATGAGCCAAAGTTGATCGAGAAATAAAACCACGAATAGACGCGCTCCATCATGTGCGCGTTCCGCGGGCCAAACTGATCGCCCACGTTGGCCGACACGCACGGCTTAATCCCACCCGAGCCCAGGGCAATCAATCCCAATCCGACGGCCAACGCGACGCGTGGCGACAAGCCTAAGGCATTACCGGGCGCGGTTCCGCCGATGGAGAGTACCAGGTGCCCCAGGCAGTAGATAAGCGAGACCCAAAAGATCGTGCGGTATTTGCCCAGCAATCCGTCGGACAGTAATGCTCCGAGCATCGGGCAGAAATAGACGGCTGAATAGAACCAGGACGTATTGGCCGTGGCCTGATCCTCGGTCATGAGGTCCAAGCTGCCCGAGGCGTCCAGTAGGAACTTCGTCATGTACACGACCAGGATGGACCGCATGCCGTAGTAGCTGAATCGCTCCGCCATCTCGTTGCCGATGATGTACGGGACGCCGCTGGGCATCCGCTCGGTATCTTCCGGCACAGTGCGATATTGGGTCGACATCCTGGAACGTCCTAGTTGAATTCTGAGTCGCGGGATTGAGCGAAAAGGTTAAACAATTGTGGAGGGTCATGCGTTGCGAATCGGTCTGCAAACAGGCCGATTCCCAAACCTGAGCAGATCATGGCAGGCGGGCTAATCAGTCGTCAATCGGCAAATCGAGCATGCTCCATTCGGCTGCCAGTGGTGCGGTGATCGAGACCATCTCCTGGTTCATCGGATGACGAAACGTCAGGCTGCGGCCGTGCAATGCAATCGCTCGCAGCCGCTCGTCTTCGTGTACAGGGCCAAACAGTCGGTCCGAACCGTAGAGTGTATCCCCTAATACGGCATGTCCTCGCGCGCTTGTTTGGATGCGAATCTGATGCGTGCGGCCGGTCTCGAGCTCGATCGCCAACCACGTGCCCCACGGGCGAGTCGCCAGCACGCGATAGTGCAGCACGGCTTCGCGCCCTTCGGGGTGATCGGCGGCCACCAACTCGGCGCGTGGCTCGCCCGGCACCTTGCGCACGTAGTCGGTCCAGGTGCCCGAGGCCGGAGTGACGTCGCCGGCGACGCAGGCCCAGTAAATCTTTTTTATTAAGCGCCCTTCGAATTGTTCGCTCAAGCGTCGCGCGGCCCGGGCGTGCCGCGCAAATACCATCGCGCCCGACACCGGCCGATCCATGCGATGGGGCACGCCGAGATAGACGTTGCCTGGTTTCTGATCGCGCGATTTGATCCAGGACTTGATGCGCGCTTCGAGGCTGTCGATGCCGGGGGGCGCTTGCGTCAGCAGGCCGGCCGGCTTGCGGACCACAAGGACCGGTCCCAGTTCGTATAGAAGCTGCACCTGCGCGTCGATCATCGGGCCCAGTGTAGCAGGGGCTCTTTGACTGGTCAGGGAGTCATGACGGACAGAACCAGCAAGACTAGCCCCGTGTGGTGACAACTGTCGCGAGCGGTGCCGCCCCCCCTTTGGCCAGGGGGCGATTGGCGGATTACAATTATCTGGTAAGCCAAGCGGCGCTTCGGCCAGGCCCCTCGCCCGAATTTTCGCCCTGCACGTGCGTTAAGGACCTTTCATGCGTATTGCCGTAGCTCTCTGGCTGGGAGTGTTGGCGTGTCTCGCGCCGGCCACCGCGTGGGCTGATGGAAATCGGCTGACTTATCTGGATTCGACCGATCCGTACTACGCGTCGCGCGATCTGCCGGTTTTGGCCACACCGCAATGGGTGGGCGAGCCAGGGGTCGAGGCCGTGGTCGTGTTGGCCATCGACGACATGCGCGGCCACGAAAAGTGGGAAGCCTTCCTGCGTCCCATCCTCGAACGGCTCAAGCAGATCGAAGGTCGCGCTCCGCTGAGCATCATGACCAACCAGATCAAGCAGGACGAGCCGCACTTGCAGCGCTGGCTGGCGGAAGGCGTGAGCCTGGAGACGCACACAGACACGCACCCTTGCCCGCTGCTGGCCGGCGGCGATCTGGAAAAGGCGAAGGGAGACTACGATCGTTGCGTCGATCTGCTAGCGAGCGTGCCACGCAATAAGCCGGTCGCGTTCCGCATGCCGTGCTGCGATTCGTTGAATACTCCCAGCCCACGGTTCTTTGCCGAGATATTCAATCGCAGGACGCCGGCGGGGAATTACCTGGCGATCGACTCCTCGGTTTTTCAGCTCTTTACGCCGGCGGACCCGCGCTTGCCGCGCGAGGCCGTGTTAGACGCTCAGGGGCACGAGCGTTTTCGCCGCTACCTGCCGACAGATCGCACATTTGTAAATCGGATCGACGATTATCCATATCCTTATGTGATCGGTCGCCTGTGCTGGGAGTTTCCTTGCGTCGTCCCCAGCGACTGGTCGGCCCAACATCTGCAAAGGCCGAACAATCCGCAGACGGTGGCCGATTGGCAAGCGGCGCTCGACGCCACGGTTGTCAAACAGGGAACATTTACGCTGGTGTTCCATCCTCACCAATGGATTCGCAGCGAACAGGTCATCGAATTGATCGACTACGCGGTGACAAAGTATGGTCGCCGGGTGAAGTTTCTCAATTTTCGCGAGGCACTCGCACGGTTGGAAAAAAACGTGTTGGGGGGGCAGGCTTTGCGCGCCCCTGATGGCGCCGACAACGGCGCACGGCTGTTGGATCTCGACCAGGACGGGTATCTCGACGCGGTCATCGGCAACGAGCGCCTAAAGCAAACGCGCGTCTGGTCCACCGACAAAAAGGCGTGGCAGGTCGGCGAATTCCCAGCCATGCTGGTCGAAGTCGATAAGCAGGGGGGCCATCGCGACGCCGGTGCTCGCTTTGGCGTGGTGCGCGCCGGGGGCGCGGCATCGATGCTGATCGCCAACGAAAGCGTTCGTCACGCCTGGACGTTCCGCGACGGAAGCTGGCAAAAGGACGACGATTTGTTGGCCGGGTTGCCCTTGGTGAGCGGCCCCGTGGCTACGAGCGCCGGTGGCCGCGACCGGGGCGTGCGGCTGCGCGATCTCGATCGCGACGGCACGTGCGAACTGTTGCTCTCGAACGACACGCAGCAGGCAATCTTTGCGTTCGATGAAGAACAGAGCGCTTGGCAGCGGCCCGCGTCGTCACCCCGGCTGCCCCATTTTACTTCGATCGTCGACGCTGCGGGCCGCGACGCGGGCCTGCGCTTCGTCGACGTCGACGAAGATTCGTACGACGATATCGTCTTCTCCAATGATGTGCATTACTCAGTGCATTTGTTCCGCCCAGGATCAATCGATTGGCATCATGTCGTTCAAGGCAATCGTACCGGCGCGGCCGGCGAGGTGCCGCGCATCGTTCACGACGGCACCAACAATGGGGCCTGGTTCGCCGCACGCCATATGTGGGTCATCAACGAATCGACCGACAAGCTCAAGGACCTGGTCGACCGGCGCTCGTTCGCCGAGTGGCTAATGGATGTCGAGCCCCAGGCTAAGCCGCCGGCTGCTTCGCTGCGGTCGATGCGGGTGCGCCCTGGCTTTACGGTCGACCTGGCCGCGGCCGAACCGCTGGTGGTCGATCCCGTGGCATTCGACTGGGGGCCTGACGGCCGTATGTGGGTCGCCGAGATGGTCGACTATCCGTCAGGCTTGGATAAAGATGGCAAGCCGGCCGGTCATGTTAAGTGCCTGGAAGACACCGACGGCGATGGCCGTTATGACCGAGCTACGGTGTTTCTCGACGGCGTGGCCTTTCCCAATAGCGTCAAGGTATGGCGCAAGGGAATCCTCGTCACAGCTGCGCCCGACATTATCTATGCCGAGGATACCGACGGAGACGGCCGCGCCGATGTGCGCGAAATTCTGTTCCACGGGTTCGGCGAGGGGAACCAGCAGCATCGCGTGAATGGGCTGACGTTCGGGCTCGACAATTGGCTGCACTGCGCCAACGGCGACAGTGGCGGACAGATCGAATCGACCAAGACCGGCGACAAGATCCCGCTCAGCTTCCGCGATTTCCGCATTCAGCCCGACACTGGCGCGCTCGATTTGCTGCTTGGTCAGTCGCAATTCACGCGAGTTCGCGACGATTGGGGCAACTGGTTCGGGTCCAGCAATAGCGAGCCCATGTATCAGTTCGTGCTCGACGATCGATATCTGCGGCGGAACCGTTTCTTGGCGGCGCCCAACGCGCGGTTGGATGTATCGATCGCACCGGGCGCGGCACCGGTATTCCCGCTCAGCAGGACCATGCCGCGATTCAACGATTTCAACGTAGTAAACCGCTTCACGTCGGCCTGCGGGGCGATGGTCTATCGCGACGATTTGTTCGGCCCGGGATTTGTCGGCAACGCCT
It encodes:
- a CDS encoding POT family MFS transporter: MSTQYRTVPEDTERMPSGVPYIIGNEMAERFSYYGMRSILVVYMTKFLLDASGSLDLMTEDQATANTSWFYSAVYFCPMLGALLSDGLLGKYRTIFWVSLIYCLGHLVLSIGGTAPGNALGLSPRVALAVGLGLIALGSGGIKPCVSANVGDQFGPRNAHMMERVYSWFYFSINFGSSFSTILIPWLLHKHGPHVAFGLPGILMGLATLIFWMGRKKFVHAPPGGLDFVREAITPAGLRALRTPVIVTLFVAIFWSLYDQSSTKWILQADKMDRHAFGTEWHSEQVHTLNPILILIFIPIFSYAIYPAVNRVFRLTPIRKIAIGLFLTALAFVISAWIQTMIERGETPTIYWQGLAYVVLTSAEVMVSITGLEFSYTVAPKNMKSVVMAIWLLSNSLGNVVTAAVNTVIQKTDGTSKLPGASYYWFFVGLMIVAATGFALVSLTFPKTHPRDDEPAAA
- a CDS encoding RNA pseudouridine synthase, giving the protein MIDAQVQLLYELGPVLVVRKPAGLLTQAPPGIDSLEARIKSWIKSRDQKPGNVYLGVPHRMDRPVSGAMVFARHARAARRLSEQFEGRLIKKIYWACVAGDVTPASGTWTDYVRKVPGEPRAELVAADHPEGREAVLHYRVLATRPWGTWLAIELETGRTHQIRIQTSARGHAVLGDTLYGSDRLFGPVHEDERLRAIALHGRSLTFRHPMNQEMVSITAPLAAEWSMLDLPIDD
- a CDS encoding PVC-type heme-binding CxxCH protein, with translation MRIAVALWLGVLACLAPATAWADGNRLTYLDSTDPYYASRDLPVLATPQWVGEPGVEAVVVLAIDDMRGHEKWEAFLRPILERLKQIEGRAPLSIMTNQIKQDEPHLQRWLAEGVSLETHTDTHPCPLLAGGDLEKAKGDYDRCVDLLASVPRNKPVAFRMPCCDSLNTPSPRFFAEIFNRRTPAGNYLAIDSSVFQLFTPADPRLPREAVLDAQGHERFRRYLPTDRTFVNRIDDYPYPYVIGRLCWEFPCVVPSDWSAQHLQRPNNPQTVADWQAALDATVVKQGTFTLVFHPHQWIRSEQVIELIDYAVTKYGRRVKFLNFREALARLEKNVLGGQALRAPDGADNGARLLDLDQDGYLDAVIGNERLKQTRVWSTDKKAWQVGEFPAMLVEVDKQGGHRDAGARFGVVRAGGAASMLIANESVRHAWTFRDGSWQKDDDLLAGLPLVSGPVATSAGGRDRGVRLRDLDRDGTCELLLSNDTQQAIFAFDEEQSAWQRPASSPRLPHFTSIVDAAGRDAGLRFVDVDEDSYDDIVFSNDVHYSVHLFRPGSIDWHHVVQGNRTGAAGEVPRIVHDGTNNGAWFAARHMWVINESTDKLKDLVDRRSFAEWLMDVEPQAKPPAASLRSMRVRPGFTVDLAAAEPLVVDPVAFDWGPDGRMWVAEMVDYPSGLDKDGKPAGHVKCLEDTDGDGRYDRATVFLDGVAFPNSVKVWRKGILVTAAPDIIYAEDTDGDGRADVREILFHGFGEGNQQHRVNGLTFGLDNWLHCANGDSGGQIESTKTGDKIPLSFRDFRIQPDTGALDLLLGQSQFTRVRDDWGNWFGSSNSEPMYQFVLDDRYLRRNRFLAAPNARLDVSIAPGAAPVFPLSRTMPRFNDFNVVNRFTSACGAMVYRDDLFGPGFVGNAYVSEPVHNLVHREVMTREEVRFVSRRADDEQQSEFLASSDNWCRPTMLRTGPDGALWVADMYRAVIEHPEYIPDEWRKRLDLRAGDTMGRIYRVYPVGTPPRPIARLDKLDTAGLVAALDSPNGWQRDMAQQMLVWRADAAAVPRLKQTVQTSARALARLHALCTLDGLSAIDEATLLVGLRDGEGGVRRHALRLSEPWLARSTAVADAALRLTDDSDAQVRLQLGYSLGEWRDRRAGEALGKMAVANVDDPYISAAILSSVGREQLDGVVTAVLAATTGQEHLAELFEKLLAMATAFDDARALVRLLSAVAEPRDGQYATWQVAALSGLLDTLDRRNSGLAKFRAKSDEALNAGLDRLTPMFVWARAIVKDDSGADEKRIVALGLLGRGTDQQQADIELMAALLVPRYSAELQTAAIAALAQLDDARVPGVLLARWKGFGADLRGQVLDSLLRREAWINALLDEIESGRIGAGEIDAARRQRLVEYRDKAIHARTEKLLASSSHSNRQAVIEEYRAALGTAGNSERGKAVFKKSCSVCHRLGEVGNAVGPDLAALTDKSSEALLVAILDPNRAVESKFVNYTAVTSAGLTYTGMISAETGASITLVGQEGKQTTILRADLDELASSGRSLMPEGLEKDVSPSDFADLMAYLSTTRPPRRVFDGNEPKLVEPEDFRGEFWLLASDCEIYGDTLAYEPVYRNLGMWGSASDHAVWNFEVVKKGKYVVRIDYACDDSVAGNSYELVVGDTVFGGKVPGTGNWDSYRQLTLGRATLKPGRYQAVLRPTGKIDGSLMDLKSVRITPIRGE